The genomic interval ACGGAGTTGCTCGCCGCGTCCGAGTCCACCGGGTTGACGATGATCGCGCCGTAGTTCGAACTGGTGAAGTTCTGGAGCTGGTTGGCCTGCTGCGAGGCGTCGTTCTGCGCGTCCGTGACGGTCAGGTCCAGGCCCAGCTTCTTCGCCTCGGCCTGCGCGCCCGACCGGATCTGCACGAAGAACGGGTTGTTGAGCGTGGAGAGGGACAGGCCGAGCTTGGGCTTCGACGTCGTGGAGGAGTCGTTGTGCAGGAAGGAGGTCGCGCCGACGATCGCGATGGTGACGACGGCCGCGAGCGCGTACGTGGTCGCCTGCCTGCCCTTGCTGCCACCGCCACCGCCCGCACCGGAGGCGGGAGTCGCACCCGCCTTGCGGCGCACGGTGTCGAGCAGGACCGCCAGCGCGATGACGACACCGATGACGACCTGCTGCCAAAAGGCCGACACCGAGAGGAGGTTGAGGCCGTTGCGCAGCACCGCGAGGATCAGCGCGCCGATGAGCGTGCCGGACGCCTTGCCGGTGCCGCCCGCGAGGGAGGCGCCGCCGATGACGACGGCCGCGATCGCGTCCAGCTCGTAACCGTCGGCGGCCTGCGGCTGCGCGGAGGAGAGCCGGGAGGCGAGGACGATGCCCGCGGCGGCGGCGAAGACACCGGACAGGGCGTAGATCGCGAGCTTCTGCTTGGAGACGCGCAACCCCGAGAGCCGCGCGGCCTCTTCGTTGCCGCCGATCGCGTACATCGAGCGGCCGATGTACGTCCGCCCGAGGATGAAGGCCGCGATGAGCCCCATCACGATCATCACCAGGACCGGCACCGGCAGCCAGCCGCCGAGGGTGTCACCGAGGTGCGAGACCGAGTTCGGGAAGGCGATCGGGGAGCCCTGCGAGATCACCAGCGAGAGACCGCGCGCCACCGACAGCATCGCCAACGTCGCGATGAACGGCGGCAGTTTGCCGTAGGCGATGAGGAAACCGTTGACGAGACCGGCCGCGATACCCGTGGCGATCGCGAGGACGACGGCGAGGAAGACCGGGACGCCGTGCTGCGTGGCGCTCCAGGCCAGCACGGTGGCCGACAGGGCCGCCACCGAACCGACCGACAGGTCGATGCCCGCCGAGACGATCACGAAGGTGACGCCGAAGGCGAGGATCGCGGTCACGGCCGCCTGGACACCGACGTTGAGGAGGTTGTCGGTGGTCAGGAAGTCACCGGACAGCGCCGACATGGCGATGACCAGGACGATGAGCGCGGTCAACGCCCCGTTGTCGAGCAGCAGTCGACGGATCCCCGAGGCGCCACTCGCGCCCGGCGTGCTCTTGAGCGTGTCAGTGGCCACGGTGGCCCTCCACAGCGGTAGTTGCTTGAGCGGTTGTTGCTTGGGTCGGTGTGCTGGGTGTGCT from Streptomyces sp. NBC_01288 carries:
- a CDS encoding ABC transporter permease/substrate-binding protein; this translates as MATDTLKSTPGASGASGIRRLLLDNGALTALIVLVIAMSALSGDFLTTDNLLNVGVQAAVTAILAFGVTFVIVSAGIDLSVGSVAALSATVLAWSATQHGVPVFLAVVLAIATGIAAGLVNGFLIAYGKLPPFIATLAMLSVARGLSLVISQGSPIAFPNSVSHLGDTLGGWLPVPVLVMIVMGLIAAFILGRTYIGRSMYAIGGNEEAARLSGLRVSKQKLAIYALSGVFAAAAGIVLASRLSSAQPQAADGYELDAIAAVVIGGASLAGGTGKASGTLIGALILAVLRNGLNLLSVSAFWQQVVIGVVIALAVLLDTVRRKAGATPASGAGGGGGSKGRQATTYALAAVVTIAIVGATSFLHNDSSTTSKPKLGLSLSTLNNPFFVQIRSGAQAEAKKLGLDLTVTDAQNDASQQANQLQNFTSSNYGAIIVNPVDSDAASNSVKAADKAKIPVIAVDRGVNKAAVDTLVASDNVVGGELAAKTVAEKLGGSGKIVILQGQAGTSAARERAEGFAKGLKAYPGIQVVAQQPADFDRTKGLDVMSNLLQAHPDVQGVIAANDEMALGAIKALGSKAGKSVSVVGFDGTPDGLTAVKQGTLYASVAQQPSQLGRIAVDNALRAAQGKKVETTVKVPVKVVTKENVAGFTG